One stretch of Variovorax sp. 54 DNA includes these proteins:
- a CDS encoding DUF4337 domain-containing protein, giving the protein MSGHGFHVHGPHDHELEHAASSGHGHGHEGAASPAEGMSTTGRIAVITAAIATAGAIFSYMGGATQANAGLYKNNAAIKKTEASNQWNYFQSKSTKQALAEFARDTATDDGRRQGWEKKVTRYEQEKTDIQAAAKKLEDEAGRWDAQSEEQMHQHHRWAQATTVLQVSIALAAIALLTRKKWVERAMYGVATAGVVIGALAALHI; this is encoded by the coding sequence ATGTCAGGACACGGCTTTCATGTGCACGGCCCGCACGATCACGAACTCGAACATGCCGCTTCCAGCGGCCATGGCCACGGGCATGAGGGCGCGGCTTCTCCCGCAGAGGGCATGAGCACGACGGGCAGGATCGCGGTGATCACAGCGGCCATCGCGACCGCGGGTGCGATCTTTTCGTACATGGGCGGGGCCACGCAGGCCAACGCCGGTCTCTACAAGAACAACGCGGCCATCAAGAAGACCGAGGCCTCGAACCAGTGGAATTACTTCCAGTCGAAAAGCACCAAGCAGGCGCTGGCCGAGTTCGCACGCGACACCGCCACCGACGACGGCCGCCGCCAGGGATGGGAGAAGAAGGTCACGCGTTACGAGCAGGAGAAGACGGACATCCAGGCCGCTGCCAAGAAGCTGGAGGACGAAGCCGGCCGCTGGGACGCGCAATCCGAGGAGCAGATGCACCAGCACCACCGCTGGGCGCAGGCCACCACGGTGTTGCAGGTTTCGATCGCGCTGGCGGCCATTGCGCTGCTCACCCGGAAGAAGTGGGTGGAACGCGCCATGTACGGTGTTGCCACTGCAGGCGTGGTGATCGGCGCACTGGCCGCGCTGCACATCTAG